The following coding sequences are from one Haploplasma axanthum window:
- a CDS encoding sensor histidine kinase: MIYVAVVLLIINLVLLYFLLRDKININNHKNNLLIEQQLEKILDTMHQAILLFNDQSKLLFYNKDAAEVLSLDNKSIGLDAEAILKNDKIKHAIENKIDYSLFDINYKRDIYAVNVYSIKDRPKSGNQDVAIIVILKNVTETRVVEQTKKDFFAHASHELKSPLTAILGYSELVSLDMVEENDYKDIINRIYKQANHMSLLVDDMSTLSRLEAVPNDENKETVALKRVLEDTLETLDRFIVDKNIKVNYQTTDVKYEAVLLDMNKLFKNLIENAIKYSPKNSSIFINLYKNKLNEIVFTVKDNGIGIAPEHHQRIFERFYRIDKGRLEPGTGLGLAIVKHIMIKYHGKIEVESEINKGTTITVKFK; the protein is encoded by the coding sequence ATGATATATGTTGCAGTTGTTTTATTAATAATTAATCTTGTTCTTTTATATTTTCTCTTAAGAGATAAAATTAATATTAATAATCATAAGAATAATTTGCTTATCGAACAACAACTTGAAAAAATTCTTGATACAATGCACCAAGCTATTCTTTTATTTAATGATCAAAGCAAACTACTTTTTTATAATAAAGATGCAGCAGAAGTTTTATCACTTGATAATAAAAGTATAGGATTAGATGCTGAAGCGATTTTAAAAAATGACAAAATTAAACATGCTATTGAAAATAAAATTGATTATTCATTATTTGATATTAATTACAAACGTGATATCTATGCTGTTAATGTATATTCGATTAAAGATCGTCCCAAAAGTGGAAATCAAGATGTTGCTATTATTGTTATTTTAAAAAATGTAACAGAAACTAGAGTAGTTGAGCAAACAAAAAAAGATTTCTTTGCTCATGCATCACATGAATTAAAATCACCTTTGACTGCAATTCTTGGTTATAGTGAGTTAGTTTCACTTGATATGGTCGAAGAAAATGACTATAAAGATATAATAAATAGAATCTATAAACAAGCTAATCATATGTCATTACTAGTTGATGATATGTCAACTTTATCAAGATTAGAAGCAGTTCCAAATGATGAGAATAAAGAAACTGTGGCACTAAAACGTGTTTTAGAAGATACGTTAGAAACACTTGATCGATTTATCGTTGATAAAAATATTAAGGTTAATTATCAAACAACAGATGTTAAATATGAAGCAGTTTTACTTGATATGAATAAACTATTTAAGAATTTAATTGAAAATGCAATTAAGTATAGTCCGAAAAATAGTAGTATTTTTATTAATCTATATAAAAATAAATTAAATGAAATAGTCTTTACAGTTAAAGATAATGGAATAGGAATTGCTCCAGAACACCATCAAAGAATCTTTGAACGTTTCTATCGAATAGATAAAGGACGATTAGAGCCAGGAACTGGTCTTGGACTTGCCATTGTTAAGCATATTATGATTAAATATCATGGCAAAATTGAGGTAGAATCAGAGATTAATAAAGGTACAACAATAACAGTTAAATTTAAATGA
- a CDS encoding response regulator transcription factor: MLIYFVEDDQSISYIIDKTLEKMGLERQGFQTGKEFLDAYAKKEPNLILLDIMLPDTSGLELLKKVRETNKELPIIIVSALFSEMDKVIALDAGADDYLTKPFGILELTSRIQAKLRKVSSNKIIKYHDVEIDTKKHKVIAAGEEIIFTNKEYEIFMYLIKKNDEVLSKEQIFLDVWRTSFMGETRALDMHVKAIRKKLADVNSKVVIETVYGVGYKLGVE, translated from the coding sequence TTGTTAATTTATTTTGTTGAAGACGATCAAAGTATATCTTATATTATTGATAAAACTTTGGAAAAAATGGGTTTGGAAAGACAAGGGTTCCAAACAGGTAAAGAATTTCTTGATGCATATGCAAAAAAAGAGCCTAATCTAATTTTATTAGACATTATGCTTCCAGATACTTCTGGTTTAGAACTATTAAAAAAAGTTCGCGAAACTAATAAAGAATTACCGATTATTATTGTTTCAGCATTATTTAGTGAAATGGATAAAGTTATTGCTCTTGATGCAGGAGCAGATGACTATTTAACTAAGCCTTTTGGTATTTTAGAATTAACTTCAAGAATTCAAGCGAAACTTAGAAAAGTTTCAAGCAATAAAATCATTAAATATCATGATGTTGAGATTGATACTAAAAAGCATAAAGTTATTGCTGCAGGTGAAGAAATCATTTTTACAAATAAAGAGTATGAAATCTTTATGTACTTAATTAAAAAGAATGATGAAGTTTTATCGAAAGAACAAATTTTTCTTGATGTTTGGAGAACAAGTTTTATGGGTGAAACTAGAGCATTAGATATGCATGTTAAAGCAATTAGAAAAAAATTAGCGGATGTTAATTCAAAAGTAGTGATTGAAACAGTTTATGGTGTTGGATATAAATTAGGGGTTGAGTAG
- the phoU gene encoding phosphate signaling complex protein PhoU, giving the protein MTALRRGLQEAVDELKKEVIEMANTVIKNINDSIKAFADNNIDLAKEIILRDDVVDRYEEEISKRALKIIWKEQPLAGDLRLVTGILKLITDLERIGDHAIDIAEITINTANLKSERVIPTTVKMAEIAKKMVLDSVEALFKTNIELANKVIAVDDEVDKLFQKIIKRIVKELKEETIDPDLSVYLLMVAKYIERIGDHAVNICEWIIFIVSGNHKSTPLF; this is encoded by the coding sequence ATGACAGCACTAAGAAGAGGACTACAAGAAGCAGTAGATGAATTAAAAAAAGAAGTAATTGAGATGGCTAATACGGTTATTAAAAATATTAATGATAGTATTAAAGCATTTGCAGATAATAACATTGACTTAGCAAAAGAAATTATTTTGCGAGATGATGTTGTTGATCGATATGAAGAAGAAATATCTAAAAGAGCATTAAAAATAATTTGGAAGGAACAACCACTTGCAGGTGACCTTAGATTAGTAACAGGTATTTTAAAATTAATTACAGATTTAGAAAGAATTGGAGATCATGCTATTGATATAGCAGAGATTACAATTAATACTGCTAATCTTAAAAGTGAACGTGTAATTCCTACAACAGTTAAAATGGCTGAGATTGCTAAAAAAATGGTTTTAGACAGTGTTGAAGCATTATTTAAGACTAATATCGAATTAGCAAATAAAGTTATTGCTGTTGATGATGAAGTGGATAAATTATTCCAAAAAATTATTAAAAGAATCGTTAAAGAATTAAAAGAAGAAACAATCGATCCTGATTTATCAGTATATCTATTAATGGTAGCTAAATATATTGAAAGAATTGGAGATCATGCTGTTAATATTTGTGAATGGATTATATTTATTGTAAGTGGAAATCATAAATCAACACCATTATTTTAG
- the pstB gene encoding phosphate ABC transporter ATP-binding protein PstB has product MKKTFIIENMNLYYGNKQALININMEIKEKEVTAFIGPSGCGKSSFLRSLNRMNDLIEDARIEGLIKYHDDDIYDKKFDVISLRTKVGMVFQKPNPFPMSIFDNVAYGPRRQGIKNKKVLTEIVEKALKQAALWEEVSDRTHESAMKLSGGQQQRLCIARTLAMNPEVILMDEPTSALDPIATQKIEDLINDLKKDYTIIIVTHNMQQAARISDKTAFFLLGELIEFDETSVIFSNPKKEQTESYITGRFG; this is encoded by the coding sequence ATGAAAAAAACATTTATAATTGAGAATATGAATCTATATTATGGAAATAAACAAGCATTAATTAATATTAATATGGAAATTAAAGAAAAAGAAGTAACAGCATTTATTGGACCTTCAGGTTGTGGTAAATCAAGTTTTTTAAGAAGTTTGAATAGAATGAATGATTTAATTGAAGATGCTAGAATTGAAGGATTAATTAAATATCATGATGATGATATTTACGACAAAAAGTTTGATGTAATAAGTTTAAGAACTAAAGTTGGAATGGTATTTCAAAAACCAAATCCTTTTCCAATGAGCATTTTTGACAATGTTGCTTATGGACCTAGAAGACAAGGAATTAAAAATAAGAAAGTATTAACAGAAATTGTTGAAAAAGCGTTAAAACAAGCCGCATTATGGGAAGAAGTTAGTGATCGTACACATGAATCAGCAATGAAGCTTTCAGGTGGTCAGCAACAAAGACTTTGTATAGCAAGAACACTTGCTATGAATCCAGAAGTTATTCTTATGGATGAACCAACTAGTGCATTGGATCCAATTGCTACGCAAAAGATAGAAGATTTAATTAATGATTTGAAAAAAGATTATACAATTATTATCGTTACTCATAATATGCAACAGGCAGCAAGGATTTCAGATAAAACAGCATTTTTCTTATTAGGAGAGTTGATTGAGTTTGATGAAACATCAGTTATCTTTTCGAATCCTAAAAAAGAACAAACTGAAAGTTATATTACTGGACGCTTTGGTTAA